A segment of the Gemmatimonadota bacterium genome:
TAACCCTCTTTCTCGAGCGCGAGCGCGATTTCCGGGCCTCCCGAGCGCACGATGCGGCCGTTCACCATGACGTGCACGAAGTCCGGCTCGATATAGTTTAGGAGCCGCTGGTAGTGGGTGATAAGCAGGACCGACATCTCCGGGTCCTCGTCGATGAGCGTCCTCACGCCGCCCGCCACAACCTTGAGAGCGTCGATGTCGAGGCCGGAGTCGGTCTCGTCCATGACGGCCAGTTTCGGCTTGAGCACGGCCATCTGGAGGATCTCGTTACGCTTCTTCTCGCCCCCGCTGAAGCCGTCGTTGACGTGGCGCTCGGCGAAGGCCGGATCCATGTCGAGCAGCTCCATGGCCTCGGTGAGTTCGTCGTGGAAGTCGAAAAGATCGAGCTCTTCGCCGTCGGGAAGGTGCGACTGCCGGGCGGTGCGCAGGAAGTTCGCGATGGAGACGCCCGGGATCTCGACGGGATACTGGAAGGCCAGGAAGATCCCGAAGCGGGCACGCTCGTCGGGCTCGAGTTCGAGAATGTCCTCGCCCTGGAATCCG
Coding sequences within it:
- the sufC gene encoding Fe-S cluster assembly ATPase SufC codes for the protein MPENPVLDVRGLQAKVADEDVSILTGVDLAVGKGEVHAIMGPNGSGKSTLAKVLAGHPGYEATSGAVGFQGEDILELEPDERARFGIFLAFQYPVEIPGVSIANFLRTARQSHLPDGEELDLFDFHDELTEAMELLDMDPAFAERHVNDGFSGGEKKRNEILQMAVLKPKLAVMDETDSGLDIDALKVVAGGVRTLIDEDPEMSVLLITHYQRLLNYIEPDFVHVMVNGRIVRSGGPEIALALEKEGYASWRENGKRHA